A window of Gavia stellata isolate bGavSte3 chromosome 21, bGavSte3.hap2, whole genome shotgun sequence contains these coding sequences:
- the VPS37B gene encoding vacuolar protein sorting-associated protein 37B isoform X1 has product MALDVRRLEALSLQELSALLDDEEQLQDMAREMEEAQNVQHSKDMTLASNRSLAEGNLLYQPKLESLKSNLTEKYRELQVLFEAYQIKKTKLDRQSSNASLETLLALLQTEGAKIEEDTENMAEKFLDGEIPLDSFIDEYQSKRKLAHLRRVKIEKLQEMVLKGQRLPQVQPQAQPRAPETTPAPQDSYTSDANAPPSVVPRRIPPPPPSSVPAGRFPTPFTAAMSSGPALAYPGAPYPPLPPRPGVQSASQMPQPGYPSQFVPQYPPALPQRPPRLPPHPGFILQ; this is encoded by the exons ATGGCGCTGGACGTGCGGCGGCTGGAGGCGCTGAGCCTGCAGGAGCTCAGCGCGCTGCTGGACGACGAGGAGCAGCTACAGGACATGGCCCGCGAGATGGAAGAG gccCAAAATGTTCAACACAGCAAGGACATGACACTTGCCAGCAACCGCAGTCTGGCAGAAGGCAATCTTTTGTACCAGCCAAAGTTGGAGTCTTTGAAATCaaatttgactgaaaaataCCGAGAGCTGCAAGTTCTTTTTGAAGCATACcagataaagaaaacaaaactag ACAGACAATCCAGTAATGCTTCGCTGGAGACACTGCTAGCGCTGCTTCAGACAGAGGGGGCTAAAATTGAGGAAGACACAGAG AATATGGCGGAAAAATTTCTTGATGGTGAAATACCACTGGATTCCTTCATTGATGAGTACCAGAGCAAGCGTAAACTGGCTCACCTGCGACGTGTAAAAATTGAGAAGCTCCAAGAAATGGTGCTGAAGGGACAGAGACTTCCGCAGGTTCAGCCGCAGGCTCAGCCAAGAGCACCCGAGACAACACCAGCACCTCAAGATTCCTACACTTCGGATGCAAACGCTCCTCCATCAGTTGTGCCCCGACGAATACCACCCCCTCCACCTTCTTCAGTCCCAGCAGGACGCTTTCCTACTCCGTTTACTGCAGCCATGAGTTCAGGACCAGCTCTTGCTTATCCAGGTGCTCCGtatcctcctctccctcctcgaccaGGAGTTCAGTCTGCAAGTCAAATGCCACAGCCAGGATACCCATCTCAGTTTGTACCACAATATCCTCCAGCTCTTCCCCAAAGACCACCTCGCCTTCCACCACATCCTGGCTTTATCCTCCAGTGA
- the VPS37B gene encoding vacuolar protein sorting-associated protein 37B isoform X2, whose translation MTLASNRSLAEGNLLYQPKLESLKSNLTEKYRELQVLFEAYQIKKTKLDRQSSNASLETLLALLQTEGAKIEEDTENMAEKFLDGEIPLDSFIDEYQSKRKLAHLRRVKIEKLQEMVLKGQRLPQVQPQAQPRAPETTPAPQDSYTSDANAPPSVVPRRIPPPPPSSVPAGRFPTPFTAAMSSGPALAYPGAPYPPLPPRPGVQSASQMPQPGYPSQFVPQYPPALPQRPPRLPPHPGFILQ comes from the exons ATGACACTTGCCAGCAACCGCAGTCTGGCAGAAGGCAATCTTTTGTACCAGCCAAAGTTGGAGTCTTTGAAATCaaatttgactgaaaaataCCGAGAGCTGCAAGTTCTTTTTGAAGCATACcagataaagaaaacaaaactag ACAGACAATCCAGTAATGCTTCGCTGGAGACACTGCTAGCGCTGCTTCAGACAGAGGGGGCTAAAATTGAGGAAGACACAGAG AATATGGCGGAAAAATTTCTTGATGGTGAAATACCACTGGATTCCTTCATTGATGAGTACCAGAGCAAGCGTAAACTGGCTCACCTGCGACGTGTAAAAATTGAGAAGCTCCAAGAAATGGTGCTGAAGGGACAGAGACTTCCGCAGGTTCAGCCGCAGGCTCAGCCAAGAGCACCCGAGACAACACCAGCACCTCAAGATTCCTACACTTCGGATGCAAACGCTCCTCCATCAGTTGTGCCCCGACGAATACCACCCCCTCCACCTTCTTCAGTCCCAGCAGGACGCTTTCCTACTCCGTTTACTGCAGCCATGAGTTCAGGACCAGCTCTTGCTTATCCAGGTGCTCCGtatcctcctctccctcctcgaccaGGAGTTCAGTCTGCAAGTCAAATGCCACAGCCAGGATACCCATCTCAGTTTGTACCACAATATCCTCCAGCTCTTCCCCAAAGACCACCTCGCCTTCCACCACATCCTGGCTTTATCCTCCAGTGA